A segment of the Lolium perenne isolate Kyuss_39 chromosome 3, Kyuss_2.0, whole genome shotgun sequence genome:
GCGGGCGAGAGAGGGCGGCCGGGGAAGCGGGCGGCCATGGCCGAGCAGTGAGCACGGTGGCCTGGCTGGGAGTTGgctagaggaagaagatgaaacCAGTTTTTTTTTTCGATTCGGCATATTTTGGGAATATTCTATTTTACAGGGTGAGTTTACAGGTTCTGCTAGATTGGACGCGTTTTTGGCCGGTGAAAAACGAATACAGGgtcctctactcgcgttttaagggACGAAAAAATACGggatctgttagacatgctcttatccAGCATCCGCGCGCCCTGCACGACCCTATATCGATCTTTCTGCAGATTTCCCGTTTTCGAATAAAGACCACGGAGCCAGGTGCGCGCGTGGTCAGAGTCGCGTCAACCAAGTTGTTCAGTCTTGATGAGTCTTGAGTCGCTGTGTCAGCTGTAACGATGTCGGTTGGACGTTTAGTTCGGCCACTGCCTTGCTCTACTGTACCTTGATTGAAAAATAGGAGGAGAATATATGAATAGCCCTCGACAAGTTTACGTGGCATATATTTCCTCGATCGTGTATTCCATGAGTCTATCTCCAGCGGTCTGATAGACACGATTTGTATCCATTTGTGTCAGGGCATGATCACGAAAATCGATCACATGTTTATACGCTTCTGCACCTTCTTCAGTGGGTGTGTCTATTTTTTTTTCACCGTAATGGACCTGGCATACATTAATTAGGGTGGAGAGAGAAAGATGCAGTGGCAAGCACATGGCcgtgccatgtatatattaaatcATGAGAGTTGAGAGAGGGGCCAAGCAAGCCAAATGGACGTGTGGACGCATCCACGCAAATGCATTCAAGACGCAAATTTGCTCCCGAAATATGTCTCCATGAACAGCGCGGTTAGTTTGTGTCAGGCCGCTCGGCTGGGGACATAAGCATATTTCAACCGCACAAATACAAACGATCATTTTACGTCCGTTTGGGTCGGACCAAGATGCCCTGATGTCCATCTCTACAAATTCTATTTGGGTTTCATGTGTCGTCGTTGAGTCTACGTGCTATTCTTGGATAAAGATCATGTATGCATCTAGCCTCGGACAAAACCCCAAATTTGTTAGTGTACGACCCTATTTTCCGCACCGACGTGGGATGGAGCGGCAATTTGCCCGCATCCGCCCTCCTGGTGGGCGGGCTCAGGTAATTCTTCTTGAGTTTTCTCCTTTTCTAAGTTATTAGTTTTTCTTTAATAATATTTAAAAACAAAATTTTAGGATTTTTAGCAACAAATTTGTTAAGATTAAAAAAACATACAAATCTAAAAAAATTATAAATACCCATGTTTTAAAATGTTCATCTCTTTTAAGAATAATATTTAAAAAATCTTAAGAAataaaatgttcatatttaaaaatATTAAAATTTTCAGAATTGTCGGGACTTTCAATCAAAAAagggaaacaaaaaagaaaagagagaaaaaacaggaaaaagaaaaaccaaaagaAAACCAACAAAAATAGTGAGGAACCAAAAGAAACAAGAGAACCAGAACCTTCCTAGAAAGGCAAACCGAGATCCCCTCCCTCGCTACAAATTTAAAGATAACATTGATGAGATTTTTATAGGTCTAAACTGCTTCATGGAATCGGCTCCCTTAACTTTAGGGATCAACAAGATAATCTAGAGTCTAGCTACGCATATGTACGCACGCACCGTCCTGGATTGGATGCGCTAACCTAATCTATCTACTCCATgcaacaagaacaacaacaagaacaacaacaaaaacaaaacaaaaaacataaaaaaatctaTATAGGACGGTCGACACGCAGAGCGCTGACGCGGCGCGACGGTACGTGCTAAGCCCCACGTGTTCAGCCACTCATCACTCTCTCGGTGTTCCACGTCAGTGGTTATCTCTGCATGCTCTCCGGGAGATTGGAGACTGGCAGCAGAGAACGAGAATGGTGGCTGAGCTGATGAGCTGAGACCGATCCCCGTTCGCTCGCGCATGCCTTACTACTCCTCCTGCTCGGTCGCGGCGCGTGGCGCTCTCTCGCTCCGGCACCTCACCGTGGCCGCCGTGCAGGTCCCGGCGCTGCTCTGCCTCGAGGCCATGCTCTGGGCCGTCGCCTTCCTCACCTTCCCCTTGcgcgtcctcgccgccgccgacAGAGAGCGCAAGGTGACCAGTTCGCCGGAATCAATCAATCGTTCGCGGCTGATCAGATTAATTAATCGCTTCTTATGCTTCTGTGACTTTTCTTTTGGGCAGCTGGACCGGCTGCTGGGCGAGATGCAGGGGCAGATGGAGAGGGTGGTGCGGGAGAACGGGGACCTGGAGCAGAAGCTGCGGGCGGCGCTCAAGGAGCAGGCGGCCATGGAGGAGATCCTCGACGAgatggaggaggagcaggaggacgcCTTCGCCAGGATCGATTTGCTAGAGAGCCAGGTTTGTTTAGAAAGTATCGAATCGATCAGCACAGGGAGGTTCTTGGAGAGCAGAGTGGTGGTCGTGGTCGACTGATACGTTTCTTGGTGTTTGTTTGATCGGCAGGTCAGGGCTCTGAAGAAGGAGAACACGCGTCTCAATGAGCACAAAGGCAAGTCCATGTGGGACAAGGCGGCAGCTGTTGCTGGCCAGGCCGTCGTCACCGGCGGTGGAAAGGCCGAGGACGACAACCGCGCGGCGAAAGCGTGGGATATCGCCGGGGAAGACGAGAAGGAGGTGGCCGTCGTCTTATCCGGCACCTCCCCGCCGTCGATCTTGGACTTGGAGGCGGTGGAACGGGAGGCCCGGCGGATGGAGGTGGCGGCCCGGCGGCGGAGCCTGTTCAGCGTGGGCATGTCGCTGGCGGTGGGCGGGATCGCGTGGTCGGCGGACGCGCCGTGCCTGCCGCTCCTCGCGGGGCTCCTCACCGTCGTCGGCATGTCCATGTGCAGCGTCGCGCGCCTCTTCCGAGCGCGCAGGCCGCTGGCGTCCGCCACCTCCGGCTCCGGCGCCGTGGCGCTGCTGAGCCTCAACTGGTTCTTGCTCGGGGTGCTCACGTACCCGATGCTCCCGGGCGTGGCGCGGGTTGTGGTGCCGCGCGCCGCGCGCCTCGCCGGCCCTGCCATCGCCTGGTTCGCTGTCGCTGCACCCGTCTGAGAGTGGCGACATCTGTTCATCCATGCGTCCTGTTCTTGAGACCGTGGGCGGCGACACAGTTACTGGTGTGACTCGCTATAGCAAAACCTAGTACTGCGCCAAAGTTCCATATTAGTTGTCGCACTTAACACACCTGAATGAGCCCCTTGAAATAAAGCAATGCCGTGATGCACAGGCTGGGGCTTAACTCTCGTTTCGAAAAATGTACTGAATGAGCAACAACTAATACTCTAGCTAAATTTTGTTCCTACCAGCAAAAAACAGATGTGAGGCATACAATTTTATTCTAGCTAAATTCAAATTAAAACTTTCAACATACAAAGCAAACTCTCTCATGCTGCTAGGCTAGAACTTATTAAATCTGTTTTTTCATCCATCCCTATCTACTACATGTCCAACATCATATTCTTAAAGAAATTTCATGCAAAGATTACTGCCATTGTTAGGAATTTCTGGTGGATCGGTACTGATCCTGATCCTAAGGCCTTATGTCTGGCTGCATGGAAAAACATTTGTGCTCCAACTAAAGATGGTGGTCTGGGTAACAAAAATCTTAATGCTGTCAACTATGCTCTTATTCTCACATCTATTTGGAGAATAGCTAAAAACTCCCAGAGCAATATTTATCAAATTCTCAAATCCAAATACTTTACTGATACTTCCATTTGGGCAAAATCTAATATCCCAAAATCGACCTCAGTCATATAAACTATTCCTCTTTTTCAACAAAATTCTTTTTATCAAATCTCCCAGGAAAATATATCTATTTGGAGCACTTCTTGATAGAGCTCATGGGAAAACATTTATGACGATCCCATTATCCAAAATTCTCATTTAAATTACCCGGCCAAAGTTAAGGACCTATGAATCCCTCAAACAAAGCATTGGAATGTTGAGCTCGTTGACTCTCTGTTTACTGCGGATGCTATCACAACGATAAAAATTATTCCCTATGAAGAGCCTGATATCCTCTGCTGGAAACTTACCCCAAATGGCAAATGTAACACAAAATCAGCTTGCAAAACATGTCTATAAGCTCTTTTTGATGCAGGTTCTCCCAAGCCAGTCCGTCCAGATGGCACAACACTCAATTTGCTAAACAAAGTCTGGGAACATAAAGAGCTGCTACCAAGAATCAAAACATTTGCTTGGAGAATCATAGGCAAACCATTCCCACAGGTGAAAGAGCGTCAAGGTATTCAAGACATATTTCTAATATTTGCTGCAGATGTGGTCTCCAGGAGAATGATATGCATTTATTCTTTATATGCACCTTTTCTAGAGCTGCTTGATTTCAATCACCATGGTATTTTCGAATGGACTTAATTATCCAAAACTCTCAAAATTTTCATACCACTGTTATACAGCTCCTAGCTTTAAATCATCCACATGTTAGCATACCAAATATCTTTACTTTCCTATGGTGTCTTTGGAAAATGAGGAATGAAAAACTTTTCAACAACCTGGAGGGACAACCTAGTCAAGTAATTCATAATGCCCCTACTCTACCTGACAAAAATCATGAAACTCCTCCGGAGCTGTTATACTCTGGCCCAAAGATTTTTGTTGATGCGGCCTGGAAAAAGAGAGCAAATGGACAACCATCTAAAGCAGGAGTTGGAATACACATCACCTGAAAGAATGGCCAACACACAACAGATGTTTTTATTTCAAGCGGAGGCGGAAGGGCTTCTCATTCCAGCCAATAttgtttcttcttttcttttgcagGACCCATATTTCTTCACAGACAACCTGGGTTTAGCAAAAGCAGTACAGGCGCATGGAGGTGTTGATCCAAATGTCTTGTGGGAGATTAGAAGGCAAGCGGTGCAATTCCAGGAAACACTACAACTGCTTCGTCCAAGGATTATTCACATAAAGAGATCTTTAAATGTGCTTGCTCACAACTGTGCACAACAGGCTAAAACTCTGCCTCGAGTTTCGCCTTTATGCTCTTGCAATAACTCTACTCATACATCATCAGCTTGTTCTGTATCTATAGCGATCAGCAGATTGCTACCATCGGGCACAATGTACGTTTGTATCTTTACAATGTCAATGAGTAATGAAATTAGGGTGCTGAGCACCCttcccttgttcaaaaaaaagcaACAACTAATAtaaaatggagggagtattaaCGTATTGTAAAAATCAACCAATGTATACTTGTTTCGTACGAGTGTAGACTTTTGTAGGACGGGCTAAACATATATAGTTCCtttttttgaaaatttcaaaaattGCATTCTAAGTTTtaaaaaaagataaaaaaatcTAGATGTAGGCAATGTTGAGTTCTATCATTGTATAAAATTTGAACCCCAGATATCATATATTTGAGGCAGCAAAAAAATGACAAAATTTGACAGATTTTGACATTGTGAGAGCTTGTACTATCTACTATTATAGAATTCAGAATTTTTCATTTTTTGCATATCCTTGAATATAAGGTATTTAGAGTTGCAAATTTGGATGCGGGTAGAACACAAGATTATCTATATAAAGATTTATTTTAAGTTTAAATATattatttttgatttttttaaaaaacgaGTTACATGTAGCTAGCTCGAGCAACGTTTGTGGTTTTCCTATTTTGTACTTCATATATACCCGAAGCTACCACTGGTGATGCTATAATCGTTCGTATAGGTCTCAGTCGATTCAGAATCCGTAGTCTCTCCATCTAGGAACAAGACTTCTATATTAATTCAAACTTTTATGTTACGATTAAATTTATAAAATAGAATATCAATAAATAGGATATTAAATTGCTATAGCATTGCATCAAGATCTGTTACACTTATTTAGACGTAGTATAAGAAAATACCATAAATTATGTAGACTTATAAGTAGTTCAAGAAAACAAAATACCATACATTTTGAAAATAAAATGTGAATTATATGTGGAAAAAACATATCATTAGAAAAAAATATTTTATGAATTTAATGGTATAAATTTATGACATAGTAgtataatttatattttatttttcaaaCTTATGGTCAATTTTTTAAAACTAGCATGTAAATCTAATAGCTCCAACTTAAAATAAAAATTAGATGCGCATTCACATGGGTTAAGGACAAATTAGGAGCCTAAGAACAAGCAATTATTCTTGGTCAGTTGCTACAAATAGTATTATatttatgtctagatacatccaaatcgaCAACAACCATTATAGAACGTATTAAACTTTTTAAAAATATAAATTAAAAGTGCATTTATTATAAGGGGCGTGTAGAAGTGCAAATGGCCATCACTAGTACGCCTCGACCTAGCGACGGTGCAGCTCCTCGCGGGCGGCCATGCTCACTGAACTAGCAAGGACCCGCAAGATCACAGCCTCCTTAAGCTTCAGCGCAGGCTAGGGCTTGGGCATGGCCTCCTGACCTCCTTTTCCTCCTCCTCAGAGTTGAAGTCATCGTTGGCCTCCACCTTCtcagattcctcctcctcctcctcgaaacATGATGTCGGGAGCTCCACCTTGTACTCCGGTCGTATCACCGCAGCTCGGAGCTCCCCGCCTTCGCCTGGGGCGCACATGGTGACGCGTGATCCATGCCTCGTGCCACATCCATGCGGCTTAGACGACCTCCAAAGAGCGTTGGAGTCGTCTTGCGCTCGCGGTACTTTGCGGTAGAGAGTTAGGTTTCCACGGTCGCGTACCATTGTTGATCCGGAGGCCCCTCTACATCTGGCTGATGTTGACTGTCCCCCAAGGGATGGTACTGAGCAGTTCAACGATCACATGATGCAGATCTGGTGGGGCGCGAGCCGGAATCACTGGCCGCGGAGGGGAGAGTGCAACTGATTTGGGCAACGGATGAGGGGGCACGACGTGAGGGAAGTATGTAGTTTTACCTCGATTCCACCCTCAAACCCAGGTATATATAGCGCACATATGTGTCGGGATTGGGTATCCTGGTAACTATTTCTGGGCCAGCCATTAGTTGTCAAAATTTTGGTGCAAAACCGGATACGGTATCCAGGACATCCAGTTAACTAGGATTAGTTTGGGGCAAAAATTTGACGCAAAACCGGATAACCGTCGGGCACTTATCCATGATCTGCTAGTGAAAGGACACAATcccacctagagggggtgaatatgcAGTTTAATTCTTTTACAATATGGGCTTAATAAATACGAAATAAAAATATCGTTTAATTtatcaagcacaaaacctatataactaggtTTCAGTTATGTTCACCAACAACTTATGGTAAGAAAGAAAAAgaattatgtgatagcaagagatATAACTTTAATCACGaatgctatcacaaagtaaaatgcataagtaaatagctcatgtatagaaataaccgagccaCACAGAAACGACAATATATCCCGAAGTTCCACCCTCCGTTGGAGCAGTGTGGAGGCCAAAGCACTCTAAATACCACGAAGGGCTCACCGTATTCTCCTCAAGCCTTCCCACCAAAACGGAAGTTCTCAATCCACTATGAAACCTTGAGAGTGGCGAATGAACCCGTATAAGCTTGGAGCGATCCCCACAACTTAACTGTGGATCCTAACAAATCTCAAATAAGGTCGCATGCTTAAGGattatccacaacttaattgtagACCCCAAGAACAACACTAAGTTACAAAGCCACCTAGGGTTCAAAGACCCAAGAGAAACAAGCTCCAGGTACAAGAACCAAAAGGAAATAAGTCATGAAatttcacctccacgtatcaccgcgGAGAACTGAAACTGATGCAAATGCAATAGCATGAACCTCATTCTTAAACTCCATTCACCAAAGCTACAAAAAATATTAGAGTAATAATAGAGAAAGACCAAAGGGAGGAGAACACCAAATTTatcaagatctagatatagggaTTCACTCAAAAAGGGAAGATTTTGATTGGTAGAATTGTAGATATAGatttcctctctcttttccctcaaataggTGCAAGAATCATGGAAGGGTTTGGAAGAAAGGAAGTGCAAGAGAGTCAAGAATAGAGGTAAACAAAGCTCGTGCTCAATAACGTGAGAAAGTTTTGGGAAGAAGACCCCTTAAATAGCCCCCTCACGGAATCTTACTGTTAGAAAAGGGGCAACGGATTTTTGCGATGACCGTAATGATCGGCTAGGCAAGACCACTCCAGCTGGCCGGACTCGGTCGGGCTGGACGGAACAAATTTGGCGCAAAAAAATGTGAGATCGGGCGCTCGGGACTTAAACCGTATCGAGGTAGGACCACTTCGGGAAATTGATCTCGTGTGGCACGACTAGCcagctgaaagtgcatggagctccTTTGTATGGTTTTGGTAATTATTGATAATTCCTACGAACCAATGGTTGCACTGAGTTATATTTATTGTATTTGTTCATAggtaatgcttgaaccatatattGGCTCAAAGTGACAAGTATGTATTGAAAACGAAGATGGAGTGAGCTCTCATGTGTATCTTCAAGATATCAACACTATAATAAAGAAGAAAcgaagtgtaagttcaagatgagccatcacaAATAGATCATATGATTGAATCTTGTCATCTATACGGAGATTTAGGATATATGAAGATATGCCAAAGAAATGTGTCTCTCATAGTAGAGTATGAGGGAGCAAccgcatgactttgtcaagcaaacACAATCCAAAAGGAGTTCCATCTTATTACTATCAAAATCGTTATCATCTAGCTAAAGTGAAATGCGTATGGTTAAGATTTATTCTTGATAGATTTCTTTTACCAGTCTTATAATGTAGTAGAGAGACTGATTTATAGGATAGATGACCGCACGATCAAAAACATTCTCGAATGAATCAGTCGATTGTATCCTCTCTTATAATCCTGCACCGCGAGAAAAATGACACGTCTTCTTGGTAATTGTTCCTCAACTTCATCGCCATGTTAGATGACAGTGCCACGATTGCTTCTGACGCAACGGATGCTGCTCCC
Coding sequences within it:
- the LOC127345966 gene encoding uncharacterized protein; protein product: MPYYSSCSVAARGALSLRHLTVAAVQVPALLCLEAMLWAVAFLTFPLRVLAAADRERKLDRLLGEMQGQMERVVRENGDLEQKLRAALKEQAAMEEILDEMEEEQEDAFARIDLLESQVRALKKENTRLNEHKGKSMWDKAAAVAGQAVVTGGGKAEDDNRAAKAWDIAGEDEKEVAVVLSGTSPPSILDLEAVEREARRMEVAARRRSLFSVGMSLAVGGIAWSADAPCLPLLAGLLTVVGMSMCSVARLFRARRPLASATSGSGAVALLSLNWFLLGVLTYPMLPGVARVVVPRAARLAGPAIAWFAVAAPV